One Gimesia aquarii DNA segment encodes these proteins:
- a CDS encoding MBL fold metallo-hydrolase RNA specificity domain-containing protein — protein MKISFLGAAGEVTGSQHLIETDSRRILLDCGLFQGHREESYLKNSQFAYPPESLDAVFLSHGHMDHCGNIPQLYNKGFRGPVFCTSSTADIAEIMLKDSARIQEEDARYLARKLTEKHPPIEPLYSEDDVNEVAKLFERLDYHEWHELGDDLKVRFLDAGHILGSAIIEMKIKDQREWRHIVFTGDLGRRDLPLLRDPEPIEGCEVLISESTYGNRVHEKASDMKEELFQILDEAYRVEGRVIIPAFSLGRTQQIIYYLNDLYNEKRLPYIPIFVDSPLSTRLVSVFRHHIHDMDDEVKNVIESDKDPFGFSLLNYVSSREESIALNKRKGAFVVIAGSGMCENGRVRHHLKNGIEQLETTIVLMGYQAAYTLGRRLINRDPKVKIFDRYYEVKAKVVQLSGLSGHADVEDFMWWYEESAKQGNIGQVFLVHGEPESSKALSALIRDQCDLEPVIPHYQQSFEI, from the coding sequence ATGAAAATTTCTTTTCTCGGAGCCGCCGGTGAAGTGACGGGCAGCCAGCATTTAATCGAAACAGATTCACGGCGAATTTTGTTGGATTGTGGCTTGTTTCAGGGGCATCGCGAAGAATCCTATCTCAAGAACAGTCAGTTTGCTTATCCACCGGAATCTCTGGATGCGGTCTTTCTATCGCATGGTCACATGGATCATTGTGGGAATATACCCCAGCTTTACAACAAAGGTTTTCGCGGACCAGTTTTTTGTACTTCGTCAACAGCGGACATCGCTGAAATCATGCTCAAGGATAGTGCCCGAATTCAGGAAGAAGACGCTCGCTATCTGGCAAGAAAATTGACAGAGAAACATCCGCCGATTGAACCACTCTATTCGGAAGACGATGTCAATGAGGTAGCCAAGCTATTTGAACGCTTGGATTATCATGAGTGGCATGAACTGGGTGACGATCTGAAAGTTCGTTTTTTGGATGCAGGGCATATTCTAGGTTCAGCGATCATCGAAATGAAAATCAAAGATCAACGGGAATGGCGGCACATCGTATTTACGGGAGACCTGGGCCGACGGGATTTACCATTACTCAGAGACCCGGAACCAATTGAAGGTTGTGAGGTATTAATTTCTGAAAGCACATATGGTAATCGGGTACATGAAAAAGCGTCTGACATGAAAGAAGAGCTTTTCCAGATTTTGGATGAAGCCTACCGCGTTGAAGGGCGTGTGATTATACCCGCCTTTAGTTTAGGTCGAACTCAGCAAATTATTTATTATTTGAATGATTTGTATAACGAAAAGCGTCTACCATACATTCCGATCTTTGTTGATAGCCCGCTTTCAACTCGATTGGTTTCCGTATTCCGGCATCATATTCATGATATGGACGATGAAGTCAAAAATGTTATCGAATCTGATAAAGATCCCTTCGGATTTTCATTACTCAATTATGTTTCCTCACGAGAAGAAAGTATCGCCCTCAACAAAAGAAAAGGAGCTTTTGTGGTCATCGCCGGGAGCGGAATGTGCGAGAATGGCCGTGTGCGACATCATCTTAAAAATGGAATCGAACAATTGGAAACGACGATCGTACTCATGGGCTATCAGGCTGCTTACACTTTAGGACGGCGGTTGATAAATCGCGATCCCAAAGTGAAAATATTTGACCGGTACTACGAGGTAAAGGCCAAAGTTGTTCAACTGAGCGGGTTATCAGGACATGCCGATGTCGAAGACTTTATGTGGTGGTATGAAGAGTCGGCAAAGCAGGGAAACATTGGTCAGGTTTTTCTGGTACATGGTGAACCAGAATCTTCGAAGGCATTATCAGCATTAATTCGTGATCAGTGTGATCTGGAGCCGGTAATCCCACACTATCAACAGTCTTTTGAAATTTAA
- the trpA gene encoding tryptophan synthase subunit alpha has protein sequence MSSEGRMAFMPFITAGDPDLDTTVAVLKELANCGVDLIEIGFPYSDPIADGPVIQESYTRALNNHFQVHELFDVLKSLSSDQTTTLPPLVGMVSYAIIFRYGAEKFLNEASAAGFSGLIVPDLPGDEALEFSQKTQLANLDLVQLVSPLTPEDRTKRIVQTASGFIYCISVAGTTGVRDELPAELTTHLESLRQLTDLPLAVGFGISKPEHVDTLRGKADGFIIGSAIVKQFAAFSDSNQTRAEVISSIGNYASEMMSATRG, from the coding sequence GTGAGCTCAGAAGGCCGGATGGCATTTATGCCATTTATTACTGCCGGTGATCCCGATCTTGATACTACAGTTGCCGTTTTAAAAGAATTGGCAAACTGCGGCGTCGATCTCATTGAGATTGGTTTTCCTTATAGTGATCCTATCGCCGACGGCCCCGTGATTCAGGAGTCCTATACACGCGCCTTGAACAATCATTTCCAGGTACATGAACTATTTGACGTATTAAAGTCGCTATCCTCAGATCAAACCACAACACTACCACCTCTGGTTGGCATGGTCTCCTACGCAATCATCTTTCGCTATGGTGCTGAGAAATTTTTGAACGAAGCAAGTGCCGCTGGATTCTCTGGGCTGATTGTCCCCGATTTGCCTGGCGATGAAGCATTAGAGTTTTCACAAAAAACACAATTGGCGAACTTAGATCTGGTACAACTTGTTTCACCATTAACTCCAGAAGATCGTACAAAACGTATCGTTCAAACTGCCAGTGGTTTCATTTATTGTATCTCAGTCGCAGGAACGACGGGAGTACGCGATGAATTGCCTGCGGAGTTAACTACACACCTGGAATCACTTCGTCAATTGACAGATCTCCCCCTGGCTGTTGGTTTTGGAATTAGCAAACCAGAACATGTTGATACGTTACGTGGTAAGGCCGATGGATTCATTATTGGCTCTGCAATTGTGAAACAGTTTGCAGCCTTTTCTGATTCCAATCAAACCCGTGCGGAAGTGATTTCGTCAATAGGCAATTATGCCAGTGAAATGATGAGTGCAACCAGAGGCTGA
- a CDS encoding ASCH domain-containing protein: MTRVIKHPDKSLPALGLRQPWAELILRGIKKIELRSSQTHIRGPIYIYASKTIAKTPHAKAAAEQAGINVDKLPTGVLIGTVEIIDSFPVSAKHSAASGIPATLLKGKYGWELANPRRMKTLLVPDYLPYGVWFYPFLRKHTDTRK, encoded by the coding sequence ATGACAAGAGTAATCAAACATCCCGACAAAAGTCTACCTGCCTTGGGACTTAGACAGCCGTGGGCAGAGCTGATTCTACGTGGTATTAAAAAGATTGAGCTACGTTCCAGTCAGACTCATATCCGTGGTCCGATTTATATTTATGCTTCGAAAACAATCGCAAAAACACCTCACGCGAAAGCTGCCGCTGAACAAGCAGGAATTAATGTCGATAAACTTCCTACCGGAGTTTTGATCGGGACCGTCGAAATCATCGACTCGTTTCCTGTCAGTGCAAAACATAGTGCTGCATCAGGTATACCAGCGACACTTTTGAAGGGGAAATATGGTTGGGAACTGGCAAATCCTCGGCGTATGAAAACTTTATTAGTTCCCGATTATTTACCTTATGGTGTCTGGTTTTACCCTTTTTTGCGGAAACACACTGATACTCGGAAGTAG
- the trpB gene encoding tryptophan synthase subunit beta, whose translation MTTILSDVPDASGRFGEFGRRFVPETLMHALEELTQEYEKAKQDESFQSELNDLLKHYVGRPNPLYFAERLTKHCGGGKIYFKREDLNHTGAHKINNTIGQALLTMRMGKKRVIAETGAGQHGVASAVACARFGLECIVYMGEEDIRRQKLNVFNMKMMGAEVRAVTSGSKTLRDAVNDAMRDWMSSVESTHYIIGSVIGPHPFPMMVRDFQSVIGKETRAQCLEQTGKLPDQVIACVGGGSNSAGMFYPFIDDESVKLIGVEAGGRGPEPGEHASTLSYGAKGVLHGSFGYVLQDSDGQTQDVHSISAGLDYPGVGPEHSYWKDSGRVNYTAITDNEALEGFQTMAKQEGIIPAIESSHAIAHAMKVAREAHPDETIVVCLSGRGDKDVNEVARLLGQEI comes from the coding sequence ATGACCACGATTTTATCTGATGTCCCAGACGCTTCAGGACGTTTTGGAGAGTTTGGACGACGATTTGTTCCTGAAACTTTGATGCATGCTCTGGAAGAACTGACTCAGGAATATGAAAAAGCAAAACAAGATGAGTCTTTCCAGTCCGAATTGAATGATCTGTTAAAGCATTATGTTGGCCGGCCCAACCCTCTTTATTTCGCGGAACGCCTCACAAAACATTGTGGAGGTGGCAAAATATACTTTAAGCGTGAGGACCTGAACCACACGGGCGCACACAAAATTAACAATACGATCGGCCAGGCGTTACTCACAATGCGAATGGGCAAAAAGCGGGTCATTGCCGAAACAGGAGCAGGCCAACACGGAGTCGCGAGTGCCGTTGCATGTGCACGGTTTGGACTTGAATGTATTGTATATATGGGTGAAGAAGACATACGTCGCCAAAAGCTCAATGTCTTCAATATGAAGATGATGGGTGCGGAAGTACGAGCTGTCACCAGTGGTTCCAAAACATTGCGTGATGCCGTCAACGATGCCATGCGCGATTGGATGTCAAGCGTGGAATCGACTCACTATATCATCGGCTCGGTCATTGGTCCACATCCTTTTCCAATGATGGTACGTGACTTTCAATCTGTCATTGGAAAAGAAACCCGCGCTCAGTGCCTGGAACAAACTGGGAAACTTCCAGATCAGGTCATTGCCTGTGTTGGTGGTGGTTCGAATTCCGCTGGTATGTTTTATCCGTTTATCGACGATGAGTCCGTAAAATTAATCGGAGTCGAAGCAGGCGGGCGTGGACCTGAACCAGGAGAACACGCCAGCACATTGAGCTATGGTGCCAAGGGAGTGCTGCATGGTAGCTTTGGATACGTTCTACAAGATAGTGACGGACAAACACAGGACGTACACTCGATTTCTGCTGGTCTCGATTATCCGGGAGTCGGTCCCGAACATAGCTACTGGAAAGACTCTGGCCGAGTAAACTATACTGCGATCACTGACAACGAAGCACTTGAAGGATTTCAAACGATGGCGAAACAGGAAGGAATCATTCCCGCCATTGAATCTTCCCATGCGATTGCCCACGCGATGAAAGTGGCGCGGGAAGCTCATCCCGATGAAACGATTGTCGTCTGTTTATCCGGCCGCGGAGATAAAGATGTGAATGAAGTGGCCCGCTTGCTAGGACAAGAAATTTAG
- a CDS encoding YbhN family protein, whose protein sequence is MSEVQGTPTSKSTLPWIWKLIKWGLLALIFYYVGNQGYQLYQEQGEALTKIQIKPTWLILSGICYFIAWLPSVWFWQQLMIASGESPGFGPTARAYYCGHLGKYIPGKVSTLLIRATLLKDFSVRVSVSALTAAYETLAVMGVGIVFFLALVPYVINADQSTEWPAWIQSIQSRPLLVPILFCFALFVSLPLLSRLLKWISQKMSNSESGVSTGEQQATVSLRLLYMGVFAFVISWSLHGLSLGLVIASLGDDGLVLKQWPLWTAAISAALALGFAVLFAPAGLGVREGLLIAILAGSPEIGPVNAFVVALLMRIVSFISELLSAFVLYYGFRSHAKNNSTSVRLDSSPENT, encoded by the coding sequence ATGTCCGAAGTACAAGGCACACCCACTTCCAAATCTACCCTGCCCTGGATCTGGAAACTGATAAAGTGGGGATTACTGGCGCTCATCTTTTATTATGTGGGGAATCAAGGGTATCAGCTCTATCAAGAGCAGGGTGAGGCTCTAACAAAAATTCAGATCAAGCCTACATGGTTGATTTTATCTGGTATCTGTTATTTCATTGCCTGGCTACCTTCGGTTTGGTTCTGGCAACAATTGATGATTGCCTCAGGTGAGAGTCCTGGTTTTGGGCCGACTGCACGTGCTTACTATTGTGGTCATCTCGGAAAGTATATCCCTGGTAAAGTTTCTACATTGCTGATTCGGGCCACTTTATTAAAAGATTTTAGTGTGCGGGTGTCTGTATCCGCTCTGACAGCCGCCTATGAGACCTTGGCGGTGATGGGGGTCGGAATTGTGTTTTTTCTGGCACTGGTTCCTTATGTCATAAATGCAGATCAATCGACTGAATGGCCTGCCTGGATTCAGTCCATTCAATCTCGGCCCTTATTGGTGCCTATCCTATTTTGTTTCGCACTGTTTGTTTCTTTGCCCTTGTTGTCTCGGCTGTTAAAATGGATTTCCCAAAAGATGTCAAACTCAGAGTCAGGTGTCTCAACTGGAGAACAACAGGCTACAGTTTCGCTACGATTACTGTATATGGGAGTTTTCGCTTTTGTGATCAGTTGGAGTTTGCATGGTTTGAGTTTAGGATTGGTTATTGCTTCTTTGGGGGATGATGGCCTAGTTCTAAAGCAGTGGCCTCTCTGGACTGCCGCAATATCTGCAGCGCTTGCGTTGGGTTTTGCGGTCTTATTTGCACCTGCAGGGCTGGGAGTTCGAGAAGGCCTACTCATCGCGATCCTGGCTGGCAGTCCAGAAATTGGGCCTGTTAATGCCTTTGTTGTTGCCTTATTAATGCGAATCGTTTCTTTTATTAGTGAATTATTATCAGCCTTTGTTTTATACTATGGGTTCAGGAGTCATGCTAAAAATAATAGCACATCAGTACGATTAGATTCTTCTCCTGAGAATACCTGA
- a CDS encoding glycosyltransferase family 2 protein, with translation MLSIMIPTLNESESLPQLYQEICDTSREHDIDLEIIFIDDGSTDTSWEIISKFAANDGRVSGIRFRRNFAKAAALTAGMRAARGSVIMMMDADLQDNPKEIPRFLEKLNEGYDVVNGWKERRLDPWHKVYPSKVFNWMVGKLTGLWLHDHNCGFKLFRKEVAAELRIYGELHRFIPVLADARGFKVAEISVHHRERQHGHSKYGVRRFLRGFLDLLTVRFLTGYGQRPQHMLGAVGLICLVLGGLGLGYLGFLWILTNLFGLGLGSIGNRPLLAYSVAATILGGQAISLGLLAELIVAYTGRHQDSYSIAERTESTTQNEQEIIA, from the coding sequence ATGCTCTCTATCATGATTCCGACTTTGAATGAATCGGAAAGTTTGCCACAACTGTATCAGGAAATCTGTGATACGAGCCGAGAACATGATATTGATCTTGAAATTATTTTTATTGACGATGGTTCCACTGACACCTCTTGGGAAATTATTTCTAAATTCGCCGCGAATGATGGTCGAGTTTCTGGAATTCGGTTCCGCAGAAATTTTGCCAAGGCAGCTGCGTTGACTGCGGGCATGCGAGCAGCACGAGGGTCTGTAATCATGATGATGGATGCCGACCTGCAAGATAACCCTAAAGAGATTCCCCGTTTTCTGGAGAAATTGAATGAGGGGTATGATGTAGTTAATGGTTGGAAGGAAAGACGCCTCGATCCCTGGCATAAAGTATACCCCAGTAAAGTATTTAACTGGATGGTTGGCAAGCTGACCGGATTATGGCTGCATGATCATAACTGTGGCTTTAAATTATTCCGTAAAGAGGTTGCTGCCGAGCTTCGCATTTATGGGGAATTACATCGGTTCATTCCGGTACTCGCAGATGCACGGGGTTTTAAAGTTGCAGAAATTTCAGTTCACCATCGAGAGCGACAACATGGTCATTCTAAATATGGTGTTCGTCGTTTTTTGCGAGGATTTCTAGATTTGTTAACAGTTCGCTTCTTGACTGGTTACGGACAACGGCCGCAGCATATGTTGGGAGCGGTAGGCCTGATTTGTTTAGTATTAGGTGGCTTGGGATTAGGATATTTAGGGTTTCTTTGGATCCTGACCAACCTGTTTGGATTGGGGTTAGGATCTATCGGAAATCGACCTCTACTGGCTTATTCTGTTGCAGCCACCATTCTAGGGGGCCAGGCGATCAGTCTCGGTCTGTTAGCGGAATTAATCGTGGCTTACACCGGTCGCCATCAGGATTCCTATAGCATCGCTGAGCGAACAGAAAGTACTACGCAGAACGAGCAAGAGATCATCGCCTGA